The following are from one region of the Salvia splendens isolate huo1 chromosome 2, SspV2, whole genome shotgun sequence genome:
- the LOC121792709 gene encoding uroporphyrinogen-III synthase, chloroplastic-like produces MALTNFSPISPHRWSAFSYSSSFSSCQFNNRRIFLKLTNVVTVSASTSLSNPKVVVTRELGKNGRLVDALANRGINCLELPLVQHTQLPGFDKLSSLLRSNSFDWIIITSPEAGTVFLDAWTAAGTPNVRVGVVGAGTSSVFGKLGPSLKEILNVAFVPSKAIGKVLAAELPKLGNASCTVLYPASAKASNEIEEGLAKRGFEVMRVNTYTTEPVSNVDQMVLDQALVAPVIAVASPSALRAWVSLIPEDQQWDNAVACIGETTALVAKKLGMKNIFFPANPGIEGWIDSILEALEAQNQLQKV; encoded by the exons ATGGCTCTCACCAATTTCTCTCCGATCTCTCCACATCGGTGGTCTGCGTTTTCGTATTCGTCTTCCTTTTCATCTTGCCAGTTCAACAACAGAAGAATTTTCCTTAAACTCACAAATGTCGTGACGGTTTCAGCTTCTACATCTCTTTCAAATCCCAAAGTTGTTGTCACAAGAGAGCTCGGCAAAAATGGCAGACTTGTTGACGCTTTG GCAAATCGCGGCATTAATTGTCTTGAGCTTCCTCTTGTTCAGCATACTCAGTTGCCTGGTTTTGACAAGCTTTCTTCTTTACTACGCA GTAATTCATTTGATTGGATCATCATAACCTCACCTGAAGCTGGCACTGTTTTTCTTGATGCTTGGAC AGCTGCAGGAACTCCAAATGTTAGGGTTGGAGTTGTGGGAGCTGGTACATCAAGTGTATTTGGGAAACTCGGGCCTTCTCTAAAAGAAATTCTGAATGTAGCTTTTGTACCATCCAAAG CTATTGGCAAGGTTTTGGCAGCTGAGCTTCCAAAACTTGGAAATGCAAGTTGCACTGTTTTGTACCCTGCCTCGGCAAAAGCTAGCAATGAGATTG AGGAAGGACTTGCAAAGCGTGGATTTGAGGTTATGAGAGTAAACACGTATACTACG GAACCTGTTAGTAATGTGGATCAAATGGTTTTAGATCAGGCGCTTGTTGCTCCTGTTATAGCTGTAGCATCACCTTCTGCACTTCG TGCTTGGGTCAGCTTAATACCAGAAGATCAACAGTGGGATAATGCCGTTGCGTGCATTGGGGAAACAACTGCTTTGGTAGCTAAAAAGTTGGGGATGAAGAATATATTCTTCCCTGCTAATCCAGGCATTGAAGG ATGGATAGATAGCATTTTGGAAGCCTTAGAAGCCCAAAACCAGTTGCAGAAGGTGTAG